Proteins encoded within one genomic window of Paramisgurnus dabryanus chromosome 13, PD_genome_1.1, whole genome shotgun sequence:
- the tbrg4 gene encoding FAST kinase domain-containing protein 4, which produces MTTRLLCRWARLLPRCPQAAVAPGRLQAPKVHSTEPACPMSSSWLRLSARHLCQGNELAKMEETPVAYEHTELVRLVEKAATPQEVLQLWAEQGGSASDAARCLVQLSLRVVEKGGEGILQDPHCENMLETVNSQVSSVWNGTLVALLRALTMLGLPNDAPLLRSLQNEVLWRIRRLTYRHLAYLVDWVAFQSSRGQENEALTTTLLKHLELRWTELSEPRTISILMSRASLLSPSLMDKLEDKALELAENFNAEDIRRVTFALASQNRRSVPLLRALSYHLNQKPSSEMKTPLLLDIAYAYGKLNFHQTQVLQRIAAELLPRLSDLSSVDVTRCAKSLAFLKWLHLPLFEGFAQHFESNSDKYSTLQVCNLLMSFAKLNLQLSKGEEFYAKVHKALEGSFPTLEPFLKTDVVWSLCVLNQARPDHISSVTKPGFQKKLSGGSVGRTENYRLKLLHISAYAQLEPLGVAAVSSAILLPASQVKADSCTPLQSGLHTALQSLTNKRTQSLRTSVKTVYGWTIDGEIVVDSENKPIDLENLKAPYLPGGGGPDALPAGSRRVAFVAWEFPNFCLRSKDLLGRFAMQKRQLQLAGFIVVEVPYFEWLELKSDWQKVAYLKDKLGKAVAEDMAK; this is translated from the exons ATGACCACCAGGCTGCTGTGTAGATGGGCACGACTGTTACCTCGTTGCCCTCAAGCTGCTGTGGCCCCAGGCCGCTTACAGGCCCCCAAAGTCCATTCCACAGAGCCAGCATGCCCGATGTCCTCGTCTTGGCTTCGGCTTTCTGCTAGGCATCTCTGTCAGGGCAATGAATTGGCCAAAATGGAGGAGACACCAGTCGCATATGAACACACAGAACTAGTTAGACTGGTTGAAAAGGCAGCAACTCCACAGGAAGTGCTTCAGTTGTGGGCAGAGCAAGGTGGATCTGCCAGTGACGCTGCCAGATGTCTGGTGCAGCTGAGCCTGCGGGTCGTGGAGAAAGGTGGGGAAGGAATTTTGCAGGATCCACACTGTGAAAACATGCTGGAGACAGTGAACTCTCAG GTGTCTTCGGTATGGAATGGAACTCTAGTAGCTCTTCTGCGTGCTCTCACTATGTTGGGTCTTCCTAATGATGCCCCACTACTCCGCTCTCTCCAGAATGAAGTGCTTTGGAGGATCCGACGCCTCACCTACCGTCACCTGGCCTACCTGGTGGACTGGGTGGCATTTCAGAGCAGCAGAGG GCAGGAAAATGAAGCTCTAACCACAACCCTGCTAAAGCACCTGGAGCTGCGCTGGACAGAGCTGAGCGAGCCTCGCACCATCAGCATTCTCATGAGCCGTGCTTCACTTCTGTCCCCTTCTCTCATGGACAAACTAGAGGATAAG GCTCTGGAATTAGCAGAGAACTTCAATGCAGAGGATATTCGCAGGGTAACATTTGCACTGGCCTCCCAAAACAGGAGGTCTGTTCCCTTGTTACGAGCCCTCTCATATCACCTAAACCAGAAACCCTCCTCAGAAATGAAAACACCACTACTGCTGGACATCGCATACGCTTATG GTAAGCTGAATTTTCATCAAACCCAGGTGCTCCAGAGAATAGCTGCAGAGCTCTTGCCTAGGTTATCAGATCTGAGCTCTGTTGATGTCACACGCTGTGCCAAGTCTCTTGCATTTCTCAAGTGGCTCCACCTGCCTCTGTTTGAAGGATTTGCACAG CACTTTGAAAGCAATAGTGATAAATACAGCACTCTGCAGGTGTGTAACCTCCTTATGTCATTCGCCAAACTCAACCTTCAGCTCAGCAAAGGGGAGGAGTTTTACGCAAAG GTACACAAAGCTTTGGAAGGTTCATTTCCGACATTGGAGCCTTTTCTGAAAACAGATGTCGTTTGGTCACTGTGCGTGCTGAACCAGGCCAGACCTGATCACATCTCCTCTGTTACAAAACCTGGCTTCCAGAAGAAACTGTCAG GTGGCAGTGTGGGTCGAACAGAGAATTATCGTCTGAAATTGCTACACATCTCAGCCTATGCTCAGCTGGAGCCTCTAGGGGTTGCTGCCGTCTCTTCTGCTATTCTGCTACCAGCTTCTCAAGTGAAAGCCGATTCCTGCACCCCTCTGCAAAGTGGCCTACACACAGCCCTCCAGAGCCTGACCAACAAGAGGACACAGTCCCTCCGTACTTCTGTCAAAACAGTTTACGGCTGGACTATAG ATGGGGAGATTGTTGTAGATTCAGAAAATAAGCCGATTGACTTGGAGAACTTGAAAGCCCCTTATTTACCTGGTGGTGGTGGACCTGATGCCTTGCCTGCAGGGTCTCGGCG GGTAGCATTTGTTGCTTGGGAGTTTCCAAACTTTTGTCTCAGGAGTAAGGATCTTTTGGGACGCTTCGCCATGCAGAAACGCCAACTACAGCTGGCTGGTTTTATAGTAGTGGAG GTGCCGTACTTCGAATGGCTGGAGCTGAAATCTGATTGGCAGAAAGTTGCGTACTTGAAGGACAAGTTGGGGAAAGCAGTGGCTGAGGACATGGCTAAGTGA